A stretch of the Balearica regulorum gibbericeps isolate bBalReg1 chromosome 25, bBalReg1.pri, whole genome shotgun sequence genome encodes the following:
- the RABIF gene encoding guanine nucleotide exchange factor MSS4 produces MAATCAEMEPAAAPPPSPLSPAAAPGSAELVCAQGRNLKAVLCQRCGSRVLLPGAATFARRELLLPAMRKKAAAAAAGGGGDVVREHWLVRDMFSFENVGFTRDVGNVKFLVCADCEAGPIGWHCLDDKDSFYVALERVAHE; encoded by the exons ATGGCGGCGACCTGCGCCGAGATGGAGCCGGCGGCGGcgcctcctccctctcctctgtctcccgccgccgcgccgggctCGGCCGAGTTGGTGTGCGCGCAGGGCCGGAACCTGAAGGCggtgctgtgccagcgctgcGGCTCCCGGGTGCTGCTGCCCGGCGCCGCTACCTTCGCCCGCCGTGAG ctcctcctgcccgcCATGAGGAagaaggcggcggcggcggcagcgggcggcggcggggacgTGGTGCGAGAACACTGGCTGGTGCGCGACATGTTCTCCTTCGAGAACGTGGGCTTCACCCGCGACGTGGGCAACGTCAAGTTCCTGGTGTGCGCCGACTGCGAGGCGGGGCCCATCGGCTGGCACTGCCTCGACGACAAGGACAGTTTCTACGTGGCGCTGGAGCGTGTGGCCCACGAGTGa